The genomic stretch CCCTGATTGTACAATAGATGCACGAGTTCCGCCACCAGCACTGCTATGCACTTGGTTGGTGGTGTAGGCAAGGTTGGCTGCAAAGCTATCCAAACTATCCATATAACTTTGAAAATTACCATCGCGTAATGCCAATAAACCACCCAATGAACCGCCGGTGTCTAAACCTTGAATGGGTGCGTTTTTTCCTTGGATAACAATATCCCGGAAACCATTTGCACCCGTAGTATTACCGCGCTGAAGGTGGCGTGCTGTACCATCATGGGTCAACATGTCACCGCCCTTGGTTTGAATGAGTACATTACCATCTTGCGTATTCACTTGCTGAATAGGGATGATTTGTGCCAATTGACGAATGGCTTCATCACGTTGATCGCGTAAGTCGTTGGCTGCACTAGATGCACCTTGTTGGGATGCTTCTTGTGATTTAATTTGATTGCTTAAAGAAGCAATGGCATCAATTTTAAGGTTTGCAGCATCAATTTGTTGATTGATATCTTGATCTAAACTTTGCTGGGCATTGCTAAGCTGGGTATACATTTGATTGAGCTGGGTGGTTAAAGTCTCACTTTTGTTCAAGACATTGTTTTTTTGTGCCACATCTTGGGGGTTGTTGCTTAGTTGCTGCCATGATAGAAAATAGTCATTTACAGCTGCTGATAGCCCCGTGTTATCCAAACTACCAAATGCACTCTCTACTGTGGTTAAACCTGATGTCACTGTATTCCAAAATGCAAACTGTGAAGTGTTTTCACGCATGGCATTGTTAATGAGTGGGTCAACGCTGCGTTGGATGTCATTGAGGTTTACCCCACGACCTAAATTTAAGTTGCCAATACTTACAGGGCTAGCGGTAACAATATTAGGACTTTGTCTTGAATAACCAGGGGTGTTTACATTTGCCATATTGTGCGACAATACATCAATTGCTTTTTGCTGCGCGCGTAAGCTTGATGCGGCAATATTTAAAGATGCGAAACTCATCTGGATACCTGCTGCGTGGCATAATTTTTTTGGTAGGTTTGCGGTACATCAACCGCACCAATGTGTTGTAAAATACTGGTGGTTACATTCCAAGCGGCGCGCAAACGTAAATGGTTTTCAATGTGATCTTTTTCTAAGGTCTGCATACGGCGCATTAATTCAATACGCATGTTTTGCAACATGTCTGCTTCATCATCAGCATAAGCATCAATTAAATATTCCATGGTATGCTGGCTATCACTTAAACCCATAAGACGTTGGCACCTGCTTTCCAATTCATCGAGAATACTTTGGGTGCGAGCCCTGCGTTCAACAAGTTCAGTCAGAGCGGCGGCATTAAATACTTTCATGG from Ghiorsea bivora encodes the following:
- the flgK gene encoding flagellar hook-associated protein FlgK; translation: MSFASLNIAASSLRAQQKAIDVLSHNMANVNTPGYSRQSPNIVTASPVSIGNLNLGRGVNLNDIQRSVDPLINNAMRENTSQFAFWNTVTSGLTTVESAFGSLDNTGLSAAVNDYFLSWQQLSNNPQDVAQKNNVLNKSETLTTQLNQMYTQLSNAQQSLDQDINQQIDAANLKIDAIASLSNQIKSQEASQQGASSAANDLRDQRDEAIRQLAQIIPIQQVNTQDGNVLIQTKGGDMLTHDGTARHLQRGNTTGANGFRDIVIQGKNAPIQGLDTGGSLGGLLALRDGNFQSYMDSLDSFAANLAYTTNQVHSSAGGGTRASIVQSGQGALNPALALNDPSQGVTFAGQVQAGSFSLHVYDATGTPLTPSSDFTINLAAGATMNDVVTAINASGSGVTASVDIAGRLNLDAGANTMAFSNDTSNFLAAYEVNSFFHGATAGNIVVSQQVQNNASAINTGSIAQGSSLIFAGDNTAAVQIMNLQDQALSVDGSPAASLHSRISTLSSQYGLDVGLANQQGAYRQAEADSLTQQRDAVSGVNVDEELIAMMKFQRAYEASAKVISTSNQMMDSLMGILR